A region from the Citrobacter telavivensis genome encodes:
- a CDS encoding muconate cycloisomerase: MTATVERIESWLVDVPTIRPHKLSMTTMGCQTLVIVRITRSDGISGIGEATTIGGLSYGVESPEAIQSAITHYFTPLLKGQPAGNLNALTSRINRAIKGNTFAKSAIETALLDAQGKALGLPVSALLGGAQNTVLPVLWTLASGNTDNDIAEGQRLLDAGRHQAFKLKIGARELETDLRHTRAIVEALGDRASIRVDVNQAWDATSAARGCRELAAMGVDLIEQPVSAQDSDALVRLSQRIETAILADESVASHFDGYRLALQGFSGAYALKIAKAGGPESVLKLAHVAQAAGIGLYGGTMLEGTVGTVASLHAWSTLPLQWGTEMFGPLLLKDDIVSLPLSFADGCVVLPQTPGLGVELDEEKLQFYARKPRE, encoded by the coding sequence ATGACTGCGACCGTTGAACGTATTGAAAGCTGGCTGGTTGATGTCCCGACGATTCGGCCTCACAAACTCTCCATGACCACGATGGGTTGCCAGACGCTGGTGATTGTGCGGATCACGCGTTCAGACGGCATTAGCGGCATTGGCGAAGCCACTACGATTGGCGGACTGAGCTATGGGGTGGAAAGCCCGGAGGCGATTCAATCCGCGATTACGCACTATTTCACACCGCTGCTGAAAGGCCAGCCAGCCGGGAATCTGAATGCGTTGACGTCACGCATTAACCGGGCGATCAAAGGCAATACGTTTGCCAAATCGGCCATTGAAACCGCGCTGCTGGATGCCCAGGGAAAGGCGCTGGGGCTGCCGGTTTCCGCACTGTTGGGCGGCGCGCAGAATACCGTGTTGCCGGTCCTGTGGACCCTCGCCAGCGGCAATACGGATAACGACATTGCCGAGGGGCAGCGACTGCTGGATGCCGGGCGGCATCAGGCGTTTAAGCTGAAGATCGGTGCCCGGGAGCTGGAGACCGATCTGCGCCACACCCGCGCCATTGTGGAAGCGCTGGGGGACCGTGCCAGCATCCGCGTTGACGTCAACCAGGCGTGGGATGCCACGTCGGCGGCGAGAGGATGTCGGGAACTGGCGGCCATGGGCGTCGACCTGATTGAACAACCGGTGAGTGCCCAGGACAGTGATGCGCTGGTTCGCCTGAGTCAACGCATTGAAACGGCTATTCTGGCGGATGAATCCGTTGCCAGCCATTTCGACGGTTACCGTCTGGCACTGCAGGGGTTCAGCGGCGCGTATGCCCTGAAAATCGCCAAAGCCGGCGGACCGGAAAGCGTGCTGAAACTGGCGCACGTTGCGCAGGCGGCGGGTATCGGCCTGTACGGCGGCACGATGCTCGAAGGCACCGTGGGCACCGTGGCGTCGCTGCATGCCTGGTCAACCCTGCCGTTGCAGTGGGGCACCGAGATGTTCGGCCCGCTGCTGCTAAAAGACGACATCGTCAGCCTTCCGCTCTCCTTCGCCGACGGTTGCGTGGTGCTGCCGCAAACGCCAGGGCTTGGCGTCGAGCTCGATGAGGAAAAACTGCAGTTTTATGCCCGTAAGCCTCGGGAATAA
- the catC gene encoding muconolactone Delta-isomerase has product MLFKVDMTVNIPYGMLANEIDEIKSREKAYSQQLQRDGKWRHLWRVAGLYANVSIFDVNDAEELHQILMALPLYPFMDIRIEALCRHPSSIHSNDQ; this is encoded by the coding sequence ATGTTATTTAAAGTGGATATGACCGTAAATATTCCTTACGGAATGCTGGCTAATGAAATCGACGAGATTAAATCACGGGAAAAAGCTTATTCCCAACAGTTACAACGAGACGGCAAATGGCGACATCTCTGGCGCGTTGCCGGTTTGTACGCCAATGTCAGTATATTTGATGTCAACGATGCCGAAGAATTACATCAGATATTAATGGCGCTGCCGCTCTATCCCTTCATGGATATTCGGATAGAAGCGCTGTGCCGCCATCCGTCGTCTATACACAGTAACGACCAATAA
- a CDS encoding helix-turn-helix domain-containing protein: protein MSDKNQLVIGSPSAKSDPNFMLSLARGLEVLNAFTPQRQRLTISQLSQKTQISRAAVRRCLYTLAALGMVHSPDGRSYELLPRVLAVGHAYLAGTPLAKVAQAALDNLGKSLGESCSAATLDGDNVLYIARAAVNNLLSVDIGRGSRLPAWATSMGRVLLSALPEELLEVTLSRAQLLRYTPHTICDLAALREEIARVRIQGYALADRQIEVGLCSLAVPLLSRNGTVVAALNVGVPASSMSAAALKEKALAPLRRSAMELSLQL, encoded by the coding sequence ATGAGCGATAAAAATCAGTTAGTTATAGGCAGCCCATCGGCTAAATCAGACCCTAACTTTATGCTGTCTCTGGCACGGGGTCTGGAAGTCCTGAATGCGTTTACCCCTCAACGTCAGCGTCTGACGATTTCACAACTCAGCCAGAAAACGCAGATTTCCCGCGCGGCGGTGCGTCGCTGTCTCTATACTCTGGCGGCGCTGGGAATGGTGCACAGTCCAGACGGGCGTAGCTATGAACTGCTGCCGCGCGTGCTGGCCGTGGGACACGCGTATCTTGCGGGGACGCCGCTGGCAAAAGTGGCGCAGGCCGCACTGGATAATCTGGGAAAATCACTCGGTGAATCCTGTTCTGCCGCCACGCTCGACGGTGACAATGTGCTGTACATTGCCCGTGCGGCGGTTAACAACCTGCTCAGCGTCGACATCGGACGTGGCAGTCGACTGCCCGCGTGGGCCACCTCTATGGGACGCGTGTTGCTCAGTGCGCTTCCCGAAGAGCTGCTTGAAGTGACATTGTCACGCGCGCAGTTACTCCGCTATACCCCACACACGATTTGTGACCTGGCAGCGCTGCGGGAAGAGATCGCCCGCGTGCGTATTCAGGGCTATGCGCTGGCCGACAGGCAGATTGAAGTTGGACTCTGTTCCCTTGCCGTTCCGCTGCTTTCCCGCAATGGCACCGTGGTTGCTGCCCTCAACGTCGGGGTGCCAGCGTCATCCATGAGCGCTGCCGCGTTAAAAGAGAAAGCGCTGGCTCCTTTGCGTCGTTCCGCGATGGAGCTCTCACTTCAGCTGTAG
- a CDS encoding TetR family transcriptional regulator, producing MSYLNKDERREVILQAAMRVALEDGFSAMTVRRIATEAKVATGQVHHHFTSAGELKSQAFVRLIRALLDAELVAEDATWRMRLHATLGSDDRGFEPYIKLWREAQILADKDPEIKSAYLLTMRMWHEETVAIIESGLAAGEFTTASAPADIAWRLIALVCGLDGMYVLGIQEMDDPAFDRHLDRMIALELFS from the coding sequence ATGAGCTATCTGAATAAAGATGAGCGTCGCGAAGTAATATTACAGGCGGCCATGCGCGTGGCGCTCGAAGACGGTTTTTCCGCCATGACCGTCCGGCGAATCGCCACAGAAGCGAAAGTGGCGACCGGTCAAGTCCACCACCATTTCACCTCCGCCGGAGAACTTAAATCGCAGGCCTTTGTCCGTCTTATTCGCGCCCTGCTGGATGCGGAACTCGTCGCGGAAGATGCCACCTGGCGCATGCGTCTGCACGCCACGCTGGGCAGTGATGACCGCGGATTCGAGCCCTATATTAAGCTCTGGCGCGAAGCGCAGATCCTTGCGGACAAAGATCCGGAAATCAAAAGCGCCTACCTTCTCACCATGCGCATGTGGCATGAGGAAACGGTCGCCATTATCGAAAGCGGACTCGCCGCCGGAGAGTTCACCACCGCCTCCGCCCCCGCAGACATCGCCTGGCGCTTGATAGCGCTGGTGTGCGGTCTGGATGGCATGTACGTTCTCGGCATTCAGGAGATGGACGATCCGGCGTTTGATCGCCATCTGGATCGCATGATTGCGCTGGAGCTTTTTTCCTGA